Proteins from a single region of Halalkalibaculum roseum:
- the coaBC gene encoding bifunctional phosphopantothenoylcysteine decarboxylase/phosphopantothenate--cysteine ligase CoaBC, which produces MLSGKRIILGITGGIAAYKAAFLLRAYQKEGAEVRVTMTPSATRFVGVETISSLSKHEVAIEIFPESGNQPDSWTRHIQWGEWADLFVIAPCTANTLAKIAHGISDNMLTSTVLAARCPLLICPTMDGEMYQAAATKRNLKILSDFGYHLLEPEEGYLASGLEGKGRLPDPESILEKSSAILSKKKDNGPLSGKSVLVTAGPTREHIDPVRFISNPSSGKMGFAMAKAARDMGADVTLIHGPVSIEPPKGIRTLKFESTQDLFEKVKEHADHDVIIMAAAVSDFSPAKYEAQKIKKEKATPEIKLERTTDILAWLGSQRKEGQTLIGFAMETENLLENARKKLEKKNVAWIAANSLSDSDSGFEVDTNSIELLSKEDRHSFKGTKEKVARQMLQHIFGKQAG; this is translated from the coding sequence ATGTTATCCGGCAAACGGATAATACTCGGTATAACCGGTGGAATTGCAGCCTATAAGGCTGCTTTTCTTTTACGTGCCTACCAGAAAGAGGGAGCTGAAGTTCGCGTAACCATGACACCCTCCGCCACCCGTTTTGTAGGTGTCGAGACTATTTCCTCCCTTTCCAAACATGAAGTAGCCATAGAGATCTTCCCGGAATCGGGAAATCAACCTGACTCTTGGACCCGCCATATCCAATGGGGTGAATGGGCCGACCTATTTGTAATTGCCCCGTGTACCGCCAACACCCTGGCTAAAATTGCTCACGGTATTTCAGATAATATGCTCACTTCAACGGTACTTGCTGCCCGCTGTCCCCTTCTAATTTGTCCGACTATGGACGGGGAAATGTATCAGGCAGCAGCAACCAAACGCAATTTAAAGATTCTCAGTGATTTCGGATATCACCTTCTTGAGCCGGAAGAAGGTTACCTGGCCAGCGGACTGGAAGGAAAAGGAAGACTCCCCGACCCCGAATCCATACTGGAGAAATCCTCGGCCATTCTTTCTAAAAAAAAAGATAATGGACCCTTGAGCGGTAAATCGGTGCTGGTAACCGCAGGTCCGACTCGGGAGCATATCGACCCCGTTCGTTTTATCTCCAACCCAAGCTCAGGTAAGATGGGCTTCGCGATGGCCAAAGCGGCACGTGATATGGGGGCTGATGTTACCCTGATCCACGGACCGGTTTCCATTGAACCCCCTAAAGGTATCCGAACCCTGAAATTTGAATCGACTCAGGATCTCTTTGAGAAAGTAAAAGAGCACGCCGATCATGATGTAATTATTATGGCGGCAGCCGTTTCCGATTTTAGTCCGGCGAAGTATGAGGCACAAAAGATAAAAAAAGAGAAAGCCACACCTGAGATCAAGCTTGAAAGAACCACGGATATTTTGGCCTGGCTCGGTAGCCAACGCAAAGAGGGACAGACGTTGATCGGTTTTGCCATGGAAACTGAAAATCTTTTGGAAAATGCACGGAAAAAACTCGAGAAAAAAAATGTAGCCTGGATTGCGGCTAACTCATTGAGTGATTCCGATTCAGGTTTTGAAGTAGATACCAACAGTATCGAATTGCTTTCAAAAGAGGACAGACATTCCTTTAAGGGCACAAAAGAGAAGGTCGCCCGGCAGATGCTGCAACATATCTTTGGCAAACAGGCCGGATAG
- a CDS encoding PAS domain S-box protein: MDHLQSLFFKDNPNPMFIYDLDSNKIRKANDAAFRVYGYDEDEMIGLSIAKLGEKEDSLFSINSSTGFEDNLFESKPIRHKDKDGNSFKVKISYQDLEKEKDSARLRLVVIHDITRKRNISEQGKAYDELNHLIQNSPLAMVRWDKNFRIEEWSDRAEEMTGFKKEEVVGKTPYIFDFYNVKDIFRIAKKIQGFLNGSNDRDQFETKIYTKDRSIIDIKIHGSAIRDESGKLVSVLTFIEDYSQHKKVEERYRQLFESATDGICILKDNKIIDCNSKLEKIFGAARDKIIGRTPIDFSPEKQPDGSDSAEKGFGKINLALQGTPQQFSWKHKTWDGKLVDSEVNLNRVEINNEMHIQAIVRDMTKQKENERKIALRGELFTQLFQNSPIGIVMMNNENKVTMANAAFEEMFGYSFEELEGKNVDDLIVSRNKKGEAEHITDATHHGKQFNMESVRIAKDGTPLDVIIGGIPVYNEGKQVAIYGMYVDITERKSSEKLLQRSLKEKEILLAEVHHRVKNNLAIVSGLLQLQTFNVEEDEQLKKHLQDSQLRIHSMAIVHEMLYQSETLSEIEVSRYMTKLGEVVSDTLQPDNKNIEVTTDADEIMLNVNQAIPCALIVNELITNAFEYAFEGKQKGNIRINVHQQGKKILTEVRDDGIGLPKDFDKKKQNSLGIYLVNTLGEQLEADVDVDSGDWGTSFSFSFAKSDKPGSSSSHKIHRDGVQRQELMAE, translated from the coding sequence ATGGACCATTTGCAGTCTTTGTTTTTCAAGGATAACCCTAATCCTATGTTCATATACGATCTTGATTCAAACAAGATCCGTAAGGCAAATGATGCAGCCTTTCGTGTATATGGGTATGATGAAGATGAAATGATCGGCCTTTCTATTGCCAAACTGGGTGAAAAGGAAGACAGCCTGTTTTCTATTAATTCATCCACAGGTTTTGAGGACAACTTATTTGAATCGAAGCCAATTCGTCATAAGGATAAAGACGGTAACAGCTTCAAGGTGAAAATAAGTTATCAGGATCTTGAGAAAGAGAAGGATAGTGCTCGCCTACGTCTGGTTGTAATTCATGACATCACCCGGAAGAGAAATATTTCAGAACAGGGAAAGGCTTATGATGAACTGAATCACCTGATTCAGAATAGTCCCTTGGCGATGGTTAGGTGGGACAAGAATTTTAGAATTGAGGAGTGGTCGGATCGGGCTGAAGAGATGACCGGCTTCAAAAAAGAGGAGGTCGTAGGCAAAACCCCCTATATATTCGATTTCTATAATGTGAAAGACATTTTTAGAATTGCTAAAAAGATCCAGGGTTTTCTGAACGGCAGTAATGACAGGGATCAGTTTGAGACGAAGATTTATACCAAGGACCGTTCGATCATCGATATCAAAATTCACGGTTCAGCAATACGGGATGAATCAGGAAAGCTGGTATCGGTACTTACCTTTATAGAAGACTATTCCCAGCACAAGAAGGTTGAGGAGCGTTACCGTCAGCTGTTTGAAAGCGCCACGGATGGGATATGCATCCTGAAGGACAACAAAATTATTGATTGCAACAGCAAGCTTGAGAAGATATTCGGTGCCGCAAGGGATAAAATTATTGGAAGGACGCCCATTGATTTTTCACCTGAGAAGCAACCCGACGGCAGCGATTCGGCTGAAAAAGGTTTTGGTAAGATAAACCTCGCCCTGCAGGGAACGCCTCAGCAGTTTTCCTGGAAACATAAAACTTGGGACGGTAAACTGGTAGACTCGGAAGTTAACCTCAATCGTGTGGAGATTAACAACGAGATGCACATACAGGCTATCGTTCGAGATATGACCAAACAAAAGGAAAACGAGCGTAAGATTGCATTGAGAGGCGAATTGTTTACCCAGCTTTTTCAGAATTCGCCTATTGGCATTGTTATGATGAATAATGAAAATAAGGTTACAATGGCCAATGCTGCATTTGAAGAAATGTTTGGCTACTCATTTGAGGAACTTGAAGGAAAAAATGTAGATGACCTGATTGTCTCCCGTAATAAAAAAGGGGAGGCGGAGCATATTACCGATGCCACGCACCACGGCAAACAGTTTAATATGGAGTCGGTGAGAATAGCTAAAGACGGCACCCCCCTTGATGTCATCATAGGCGGAATTCCCGTGTATAATGAAGGCAAGCAGGTAGCCATTTATGGTATGTATGTGGATATAACAGAACGCAAAAGTTCTGAAAAGCTGCTGCAGCGATCACTGAAAGAGAAAGAAATTCTGCTAGCAGAGGTGCATCACCGGGTAAAAAATAACCTGGCAATCGTATCCGGACTATTGCAGCTTCAAACCTTTAACGTTGAAGAGGACGAACAGTTAAAGAAGCATCTCCAGGACAGTCAGCTGCGTATACACTCCATGGCCATTGTTCATGAGATGCTCTATCAGTCTGAAACACTTTCAGAGATTGAAGTGAGTCGCTATATGACCAAACTCGGCGAAGTGGTATCCGATACGCTGCAGCCTGATAATAAGAATATCGAAGTGACGACTGATGCTGATGAGATCATGCTCAATGTAAATCAGGCTATTCCCTGTGCCTTGATAGTTAACGAATTAATTACCAATGCTTTTGAATATGCTTTTGAAGGGAAACAAAAAGGTAATATAAGAATCAATGTACACCAGCAGGGTAAAAAGATACTGACCGAAGTGAGGGATGACGGTATTGGGTTACCCAAGGATTTTGATAAAAAGAAACAAAATTCACTGGGTATCTACCTGGTTAATACGCTTGGAGAACAGTTGGAGGCCGATGTTGACGTCGATAGCGGTGACTGGGGTACAAGCTTCAGTTTCAGCTTTGCCAAATCTGACAAGCCGGGTTCCAGCAGTTCCCATAAGATACATCGCGACGGGGTTCAGCGACAGGAACTGATGGCTGAATAA
- a CDS encoding class I SAM-dependent methyltransferase, translated as MSLIDEYRNQYQWRSGERVYNFLPEMKGQTVLDMGCGVGDQARDFAKQGARVIGVDMNQELLDIARRNCPKNTRFIKSDFRNPLELNEQVDGLWSSFAVAYIADFQTVLKKWKGYIKQGGWIALTEIDNFFGHEPLNENSKELLEKYVEDAYTKGRYDFNIGRKLEDYLRNCGFQIDKTFTLNDEEFSFSGSASQDVIAAWRKRSDRMSLLQKTCGSDYEEVRHEFLSALKENEHYSKCKVISCIGTALT; from the coding sequence ATGAGTTTGATTGATGAGTATAGAAATCAATACCAATGGCGCTCAGGGGAAAGGGTATATAATTTTCTGCCTGAAATGAAGGGTCAAACAGTACTCGATATGGGATGTGGTGTCGGCGACCAGGCAAGAGATTTTGCCAAACAGGGGGCAAGGGTTATCGGTGTGGATATGAATCAAGAACTACTCGATATTGCTCGCAGAAACTGTCCGAAAAATACCCGTTTTATAAAATCCGACTTTCGCAACCCTTTAGAGTTGAATGAACAGGTTGATGGTTTATGGAGCAGCTTTGCTGTAGCCTATATTGCGGATTTCCAAACCGTGTTAAAGAAGTGGAAAGGATACATTAAACAGGGAGGTTGGATCGCATTGACTGAAATAGATAATTTCTTTGGACATGAACCGCTTAACGAGAATTCTAAAGAATTGTTGGAAAAGTACGTAGAGGACGCTTACACAAAAGGGAGATATGATTTCAATATAGGTCGTAAACTTGAGGATTATCTAAGAAATTGCGGTTTCCAAATTGACAAGACGTTTACTCTAAATGACGAAGAGTTTTCATTTTCGGGTTCGGCTTCTCAAGATGTCATTGCTGCCTGGCGAAAACGATCTGATCGTATGTCTCTACTTCAGAAAACTTGCGGATCAGATTATGAGGAAGTCCGCCATGAATTTCTATCTGCCCTTAAAGAGAATGAACACTATTCTAAATGCAAGGTTATTAGTTGCATAGGAACTGCTCTGACATAA
- a CDS encoding PepSY-associated TM helix domain-containing protein: MKGKLKKYIGKIHLWLGLATGLVVFIVALTGCLWVFESEIRSLYDDYKYVEPQDEAFLPPSKVQEIGKEIMPGRHVHGAIYGDNNEAVQIVYYEVDPEFYQIAYINPYSGEHIKTVDQESGFFHFVMDGHLNLWMGEFGNTIVSYATLIFLFILISGLILWWPRNKKVAKKRVKFSWADRTKWKRKNYDFHNILGFYASAIALVVAITGLVMAFNWFADGVYTITGGEKTPMFTFPENVSETGQRQVEAEPIDVIWKQMSAEYPQATSIEMHYPPSEEYTVYAYIKFSEGTYWDADYRYFDSRTLEEVEPGHVYGDIDNASTADLIQRMNYDIHVGAIGGIAGKIIAFLSSLIVGSLPITGTLIWWGRRKKPKSAVEIRRQKPVRRKVQDAA, from the coding sequence ATGAAAGGTAAACTGAAGAAATATATTGGAAAAATTCACCTGTGGCTCGGTCTGGCAACCGGACTTGTTGTATTCATCGTGGCACTCACCGGCTGTTTGTGGGTCTTTGAATCAGAGATCCGATCACTGTATGATGATTATAAGTACGTAGAACCTCAGGATGAAGCTTTTCTACCGCCATCAAAAGTTCAGGAAATTGGCAAAGAGATCATGCCGGGACGCCACGTGCACGGCGCTATTTATGGTGATAATAATGAAGCCGTCCAGATTGTATACTATGAGGTAGATCCTGAATTTTACCAAATAGCTTACATTAACCCTTATTCAGGTGAACATATCAAAACGGTAGACCAGGAATCAGGCTTCTTCCATTTTGTGATGGATGGCCATCTCAATTTATGGATGGGAGAATTTGGGAACACCATTGTTTCCTACGCCACACTTATTTTCTTATTTATCCTGATTTCAGGTTTGATACTCTGGTGGCCGAGAAATAAAAAAGTCGCCAAAAAGCGTGTTAAATTTTCATGGGCCGACCGGACTAAATGGAAGCGTAAAAACTATGACTTTCATAATATTCTTGGGTTTTATGCTTCGGCTATAGCTCTTGTTGTTGCAATTACCGGATTGGTTATGGCCTTTAACTGGTTTGCCGATGGCGTTTACACGATTACCGGCGGTGAAAAAACACCAATGTTTACTTTCCCTGAGAATGTCAGCGAAACCGGGCAGAGGCAAGTAGAGGCCGAACCTATTGACGTTATCTGGAAACAGATGAGTGCAGAGTATCCGCAAGCAACCAGTATTGAAATGCATTATCCACCTTCAGAAGAATATACGGTATATGCCTACATCAAATTTTCGGAAGGAACATATTGGGATGCCGACTATCGTTATTTCGACAGTCGAACGTTAGAAGAGGTTGAGCCCGGGCATGTATATGGCGACATTGATAATGCTTCAACTGCTGACCTGATACAACGTATGAACTACGATATCCATGTAGGTGCAATAGGGGGTATTGCCGGAAAGATTATCGCATTTCTCAGTAGTTTAATCGTTGGTAGCCTTCCGATAACAGGTACTTTAATTTGGTGGGGGCGAAGAAAGAAGCCGAAATCTGCGGTTGAGATCAGACGACAAAAACCGGTACGCAGAAAAGTTCAGGATGCTGCTTAA